A region of Halosolutus amylolyticus DNA encodes the following proteins:
- a CDS encoding UvrD-helicase domain-containing protein translates to MATTETKVTRLFGGPGSGKTTALLDHVEEILEEDGVTFRDILVVSYTRAAAQEVRERLAERLDESPRALQGNVCTMHAKAYELLDLSRSDVIGESDKEEFCEDFGLEFEDEYSGAGRRTARSTTIGNKIIATSQWLQRTSRDVSDWYDVPFQWDEEEVRLPPEIDPHAQEGNKYTPTWPSDDDRIDVPEAIRGWRAYKGEQGKIGFADMLERVKQRSLLPSVDYLVIDEFQDITTLQYDVYEEWKPHMDQVLIAGDDDQVVYSWQGADPALLLDEEVDEDIILPNSYRLPSNVLNAVNKEIRHIEQRQDKDLKPRKEGGAVEARANASMLDVVRNVRRTLVEGDGTIMVLFRARYQMFQFIDEFITEGVPFTSLTDQRMWTDRLTQYVRAVEALDEGEDVTGLQARRLADMLQDSAFGTNERDEFFDTIDDLQEEADVEDLEDLTIPADVVQDHAPFMPGPASAADMVRKVTNFQKKSVRSYFAIGEYRNMDTDRVRVGTIHSAKGREADHVFVGTDLTEKVVEQMVATVDDPEAVPGCEEFTKTTSPVPVLTDNERRVFYVGMSRARERLVLLENLVDGAPTLPIDVLLKNRLSDMTLEELVEEAQQPADPEGDEVEAEAP, encoded by the coding sequence ATGGCTACCACGGAGACGAAGGTGACCCGGCTGTTCGGAGGTCCGGGCAGCGGGAAGACGACCGCCCTGCTCGACCACGTCGAAGAGATCCTCGAGGAGGACGGCGTTACCTTTCGGGACATCCTCGTCGTCTCGTACACGCGAGCGGCTGCACAGGAGGTTCGCGAACGACTGGCCGAACGGCTCGACGAGAGTCCCCGCGCCCTGCAGGGGAACGTCTGTACGATGCACGCGAAGGCCTACGAACTCCTCGATCTCTCTCGTAGCGACGTGATCGGCGAATCCGACAAGGAGGAGTTCTGTGAGGACTTCGGACTCGAGTTCGAGGACGAGTACAGCGGTGCCGGTCGCCGCACCGCCCGCTCGACCACGATCGGGAACAAGATCATCGCCACCAGCCAGTGGCTCCAGCGGACCAGTCGGGACGTCTCCGACTGGTACGACGTCCCCTTCCAGTGGGACGAAGAGGAAGTTCGCCTCCCGCCGGAGATCGACCCCCACGCCCAGGAGGGCAACAAGTACACGCCGACCTGGCCCAGCGACGACGATCGGATCGACGTCCCCGAAGCGATCCGCGGCTGGCGCGCCTACAAGGGCGAACAGGGAAAGATCGGCTTCGCGGACATGTTAGAGCGCGTCAAACAGCGCTCCCTGCTCCCGAGCGTCGACTACCTCGTGATCGACGAGTTCCAGGACATCACCACCCTCCAGTACGACGTCTACGAGGAGTGGAAACCCCACATGGACCAGGTGTTGATCGCCGGCGACGACGACCAGGTCGTCTACTCCTGGCAGGGTGCCGACCCCGCGCTGTTGCTCGACGAGGAGGTCGACGAGGATATCATTCTGCCGAACTCCTATCGACTCCCCTCGAACGTGCTCAACGCGGTCAACAAGGAAATCCGCCACATCGAGCAGCGACAGGACAAGGACCTCAAACCCCGCAAGGAGGGCGGGGCCGTCGAGGCCCGCGCGAACGCGTCGATGCTCGACGTCGTCCGCAACGTCCGGCGAACCCTCGTTGAGGGCGACGGGACGATCATGGTGCTGTTCCGCGCGCGCTACCAGATGTTCCAGTTCATCGACGAGTTCATCACCGAAGGGGTGCCGTTCACGTCGCTGACCGACCAGCGCATGTGGACCGATCGACTCACCCAGTACGTCCGGGCCGTCGAGGCGCTCGACGAAGGCGAGGACGTCACCGGCCTGCAGGCTCGCCGTCTCGCGGACATGCTCCAGGACTCCGCGTTCGGCACCAACGAACGCGACGAGTTCTTCGATACGATCGACGACCTCCAGGAGGAGGCTGACGTCGAGGACCTCGAGGACCTCACGATCCCCGCAGACGTCGTTCAGGACCACGCCCCGTTCATGCCGGGTCCCGCCTCGGCGGCCGACATGGTCCGCAAGGTGACCAACTTCCAGAAGAAGAGCGTCCGCTCGTACTTCGCGATCGGCGAGTACCGGAACATGGACACCGATCGCGTCCGCGTCGGTACCATCCACTCCGCGAAGGGTCGCGAGGCCGACCACGTCTTCGTCGGCACCGATCTCACCGAGAAGGTCGTCGAGCAGATGGTCGCGACGGTGGACGATCCCGAGGCCGTCCCCGGCTGCGAGGAGTTCACCAAGACCACCTCGCCCGTTCCCGTGCTGACGGACAACGAACGGCGCGTCTTCTACGTCGGCATGTCTCGCGCCCGGGAACGCCTCGTGCTCCTCGAGAACCTCGTCGACGGCGCGCCGACGCTCCCGATCGACGTCCTGCTGAAGAACCGCCTGTCCGACATGACCCTCGAGGAACTGGTCGAGGAGGCCCAGCAGCCGGCCGATCCCGAGGGCGACGAGGTCGAAGCCGAAGCGCCGTGA
- a CDS encoding M24 family metallopeptidase produces MTGGDDTLEAALATALDSRETVAFVHAGSVRDPAIRYCLSSAEPSALGDQLRSVGSVALAFDGTDWVVEWSDRSAGRAAATLASRLADRLGPGTVHTPARIPHDAALYLEQAGFSLTSTDVVERTRATKMDTEREAVADSQTAAGAGIRRAAAVLADATIADGRLVADDAAVTPGRLRRAVDEAIVAAGGVPGANTSIAAPEGDAALEPGSPIVVATAPRGRSGYHGGLVRTLVVDSEGGTERRAHVAVTQAFRSVQSMLTAATESVTAVEADLEAEIRGFGFPDEPVETRVAGVGLEPAERPRGGGDEVGPGSLVRIEAAVEFDPDRWIRLADVLAVREREVAWLDAPSRSIEPTAVLE; encoded by the coding sequence GTGACTGGCGGCGACGACACGCTCGAGGCGGCGCTGGCGACGGCACTCGACTCCCGCGAGACAGTCGCGTTCGTCCACGCCGGCTCCGTCCGGGACCCCGCGATCCGGTACTGCCTGTCGTCTGCCGAGCCGTCGGCTCTCGGCGATCAGTTGCGATCGGTCGGGAGCGTCGCCCTCGCGTTCGACGGAACCGACTGGGTCGTAGAGTGGAGCGATCGATCGGCCGGCCGGGCCGCTGCGACCCTCGCGTCCAGACTGGCCGATCGGCTCGGTCCGGGAACCGTCCATACTCCGGCCCGGATCCCGCACGACGCGGCGCTCTACCTCGAACAGGCTGGGTTCTCGCTTACGTCGACCGACGTGGTCGAGCGAACGCGGGCGACGAAGATGGACACCGAGCGCGAGGCCGTCGCCGATTCGCAGACGGCCGCGGGCGCGGGAATCCGTCGCGCCGCAGCGGTGCTCGCCGACGCGACGATCGCGGACGGCCGCCTCGTGGCCGACGACGCGGCAGTGACGCCCGGTCGACTCCGGCGCGCGGTCGACGAGGCGATCGTCGCGGCGGGCGGCGTTCCCGGTGCGAACACGTCGATCGCGGCTCCGGAGGGCGACGCGGCGCTCGAACCGGGTTCGCCGATCGTCGTCGCGACCGCGCCGCGAGGACGATCGGGCTATCATGGCGGCCTCGTTCGCACGCTCGTCGTCGATAGCGAGGGCGGAACGGAGCGGCGGGCACACGTCGCCGTGACGCAGGCGTTCCGGTCCGTTCAGTCGATGCTCACCGCCGCTACCGAGTCCGTGACCGCGGTCGAGGCGGATCTCGAGGCCGAAATACGCGGGTTCGGCTTTCCTGACGAACCGGTCGAGACGCGGGTAGCCGGCGTCGGCCTCGAACCCGCCGAACGCCCCCGTGGCGGCGGCGACGAGGTCGGCCCTGGCTCGCTGGTCCGCATCGAGGCCGCCGTCGAGTTCGACCCCGATCGGTGGATTCGACTCGCCGACGTACTCGCCGTTCGCGAGCGCGAGGTCGCGTGGCTCGACGCACCCTCGCGATCGATCGAACCGACGGCGGTGCTCGAGTAG
- a CDS encoding 2Fe-2S iron-sulfur cluster-binding protein, which yields MEERIPVRVIDGDEETIVEVERGANLREALLDRGFPVYGTLSRYANCGGRGLCSTCTVEVDPAPEPTHWHDAAAVRFGYPRLSCCIAVEEPMTVGLLDKHVWGQVLPRQLSPD from the coding sequence ATGGAAGAGCGAATCCCGGTACGGGTCATCGACGGCGACGAAGAAACGATCGTCGAGGTCGAACGCGGCGCGAACCTCCGGGAGGCCCTGCTCGACCGCGGATTTCCGGTCTACGGGACGCTGTCGCGGTACGCCAACTGCGGCGGCCGGGGACTGTGTTCGACCTGCACCGTCGAGGTCGATCCCGCACCGGAACCGACCCACTGGCACGACGCCGCGGCCGTCCGGTTCGGCTACCCGCGCCTCTCCTGTTGCATCGCGGTCGAGGAACCGATGACGGTGGGGCTCCTCGACAAGCACGTCTGGGGACAGGTCCTTCCGCGACAGCTATCCCCTGACTGA